The following are from one region of the Erwinia billingiae Eb661 genome:
- the pntA gene encoding Re/Si-specific NAD(P)(+) transhydrogenase subunit alpha: protein MLIGITKERLPNEARVAATPKTVEQLLALGFSVAIEHDAGKLASFDDAAYAAAGATLVDTATVWQSDIILKVNAPDDAEIALTREGSTLVSFIWPAQNPELLEKLAARNVTVMSMDAVPRISRAQSLDALSSMANIAGYRAIVEAAHEFGRFFTGQITAAGKVPPAKVMVIGAGVAGLAAIGAAGSLGAIVRAFDTRPEVKEQVQSMGAEFLELDFEEEAGSGDGYAKVMSEAFIKAEMALFAAQAEEVDIIVTTALIPGRPAPKLITAEMVASMKPGSVIVDLAAQTGGNCELTVADQVTTTANGVKIIGYTDLPSRLPTQSSQLYGTNLVNLLKLLCKEKNGEISVDFEDVVIRSVTVIREGEVTWPAPPIQVSAAPKAAPAAKAVEKVEKAPVSPLRKYVLFALAIVLFGWFANVAPAAFLSHFTVFALSCVVGYYVVWNVSHALHTPLMSVTNAISGIIVVGAVLQIGHGGWVSFLSFVAVLIASINIFGGFTVTQRMLKMFRKN, encoded by the coding sequence ATGCTAATTGGAATAACCAAAGAGCGGTTGCCCAACGAAGCGCGAGTCGCTGCAACACCGAAAACGGTAGAGCAGCTTTTAGCACTCGGCTTCAGCGTGGCGATTGAGCACGATGCCGGGAAGCTGGCCAGTTTTGATGATGCTGCCTATGCGGCCGCCGGCGCCACGCTGGTCGACACCGCTACCGTCTGGCAGTCAGATATTATTCTGAAGGTCAATGCACCGGATGATGCCGAGATTGCCTTGACCCGCGAGGGCAGCACGCTGGTGAGTTTTATCTGGCCAGCCCAGAATCCTGAACTGTTGGAGAAACTGGCAGCGCGCAACGTGACCGTGATGTCGATGGACGCCGTGCCGCGCATTTCACGCGCTCAGTCGCTGGATGCATTGAGTTCGATGGCCAACATCGCCGGCTACCGCGCGATTGTTGAGGCCGCCCATGAGTTTGGCCGCTTCTTCACCGGTCAAATCACCGCCGCAGGCAAAGTACCGCCGGCAAAAGTGATGGTGATCGGTGCGGGTGTGGCGGGTCTGGCAGCGATTGGTGCCGCTGGCAGCCTTGGCGCGATTGTCCGTGCTTTTGATACCCGCCCGGAAGTGAAAGAGCAGGTGCAGAGCATGGGCGCCGAGTTCCTTGAGCTGGACTTTGAAGAGGAAGCGGGCAGTGGCGACGGCTACGCAAAAGTGATGTCAGAAGCCTTTATTAAGGCGGAGATGGCGTTATTTGCGGCACAAGCCGAAGAGGTCGACATTATTGTCACTACCGCGCTGATCCCAGGGCGCCCGGCACCGAAGCTGATCACCGCTGAAATGGTGGCTTCGATGAAGCCGGGCAGCGTGATTGTTGATTTAGCGGCGCAAACCGGCGGTAACTGCGAACTGACCGTCGCCGATCAAGTGACCACCACCGCAAACGGCGTGAAAATCATCGGTTATACCGATCTGCCAAGCCGTTTACCGACGCAGTCCTCACAGCTGTACGGCACTAACCTGGTTAACCTGCTGAAGCTGCTGTGCAAAGAGAAAAACGGCGAAATCAGCGTAGATTTCGAGGATGTGGTGATCCGCAGCGTCACGGTTATCCGTGAAGGTGAAGTGACCTGGCCGGCACCGCCGATTCAGGTGTCTGCTGCCCCGAAAGCGGCTCCAGCGGCGAAAGCTGTCGAGAAAGTTGAGAAGGCGCCGGTTTCTCCGTTGCGTAAATATGTGCTGTTCGCGCTGGCGATCGTGCTGTTTGGCTGGTTCGCCAATGTCGCACCTGCGGCGTTCCTGTCGCACTTTACCGTTTTTGCACTCTCTTGTGTGGTCGGCTATTACGTGGTCTGGAACGTCAGCCATGCCCTGCACACGCCGCTGATGTCGGTGACCAATGCCATTTCAGGCATCATCGTGGTCGGTGCCGTCCTGCAAATCGGTCATGGCGGTTGGGTCAGCTTCCTGTCCTTTGTTGCGGTGCTGATTGCCAGTATTAATATTTTCGGTGGTTTCACCGTCACTCAGCGCATGCTGAAAATGTTTCGTAAGAACTAA
- the pntB gene encoding Re/Si-specific NAD(P)(+) transhydrogenase subunit beta: MSEGLVTAAYIVAAILFICSLAGLAKHETAKQGNLFGISGMAIALLATLLGPDSGNVGWVLLAMVIGGTIGIRLAKKVEMTEMPELVAVLHSFVGMAAVLVGFNSYLDHGPGLDLVLENIHLTEVFIGIFIGAVTFTGSLVAFGKLRGKISSRPLMLPHRHKLNLLALVVSLCLLIAFVRTDSTGVQVFALLIMTVIALAFGWHLVASIGGADMPVVVSMLNSYSGWAAAAAGFMLSNDLLIVTGALVGSSGAILSYIMCKAMNRSFVSVIAGGFGTDSSSTGETDEVGEHREIDAQGTADMLKNSTSVIITPGYGMAVAQAQYPVAEITEKLRARGIKVRFGIHPVAGRLPGHMNVLLAEARVPYDIVLEMDEINDDFSSTDTVLVIGANDTVNPAAQEDPRSPIAGMPVLEVWKAQNVVVFKRSMNTGYAGVQNPLFFKENTQMLFGDAKATVDAILKAL; this comes from the coding sequence ATGTCTGAAGGATTAGTGACTGCAGCATACATTGTTGCCGCAATTCTTTTTATCTGCAGCCTGGCTGGGCTGGCGAAACATGAGACGGCTAAACAGGGCAACCTGTTCGGTATCAGCGGTATGGCGATTGCGCTGCTGGCGACCTTGCTTGGTCCGGACAGCGGCAACGTTGGCTGGGTCCTGTTAGCGATGGTCATCGGTGGCACCATCGGTATCCGTCTGGCGAAGAAGGTCGAAATGACTGAAATGCCAGAGCTGGTTGCCGTGCTGCACAGCTTTGTCGGTATGGCCGCAGTGTTAGTGGGCTTTAACAGCTACCTCGATCATGGCCCGGGCCTTGATTTGGTGCTGGAAAATATCCATCTGACCGAAGTGTTTATCGGCATCTTTATCGGTGCGGTGACCTTCACCGGTTCTCTGGTGGCCTTTGGCAAACTGCGCGGCAAAATTTCATCCCGTCCGTTGATGCTGCCGCATCGTCATAAGCTGAATCTGCTGGCGCTGGTGGTTTCACTCTGCCTGCTGATTGCCTTTGTCCGCACCGACAGCACCGGAGTACAGGTGTTTGCTCTGCTGATTATGACGGTGATTGCGCTGGCTTTCGGCTGGCATCTGGTGGCCTCAATCGGCGGTGCGGATATGCCGGTGGTGGTGTCAATGCTCAACTCCTATTCAGGTTGGGCAGCGGCGGCAGCGGGCTTTATGCTCAGCAACGATCTGCTGATCGTCACCGGTGCGCTGGTGGGCTCCAGCGGGGCGATCCTCTCGTACATTATGTGTAAGGCGATGAACCGCTCGTTTGTCAGCGTGATTGCCGGTGGGTTTGGCACCGACAGCAGCTCAACCGGTGAAACCGATGAAGTGGGTGAGCACCGTGAGATTGATGCGCAAGGCACGGCAGACATGCTGAAAAACTCCACCTCGGTGATCATTACCCCAGGCTACGGCATGGCGGTCGCGCAGGCGCAATATCCGGTTGCGGAAATTACTGAAAAGCTGCGCGCCCGGGGCATCAAGGTTCGTTTTGGTATCCATCCGGTCGCGGGTCGTCTGCCTGGGCACATGAACGTGCTGCTGGCTGAAGCGCGCGTTCCGTACGATATCGTGCTGGAAATGGATGAAATCAACGACGATTTCAGCAGCACCGATACCGTGCTGGTGATTGGTGCCAACGACACGGTGAACCCGGCTGCGCAGGAAGATCCACGCAGTCCAATCGCGGGTATGCCGGTGTTAGAGGTGTGGAAAGCGCAAAACGTGGTGGTATTTAAACGTTCAATGAATACCGGCTATGCCGGTGTGCAAAACCCACTGTTCTTTAAGGAAAACACGCAGATGCTGTTCGGCGATGCGAAAGCCACCGTCGATGCCATTCTGAAAGCCCTGTAA
- the uspE gene encoding universal stress protein UspE has translation MTKYQNILVAVDPQQDDQPALRRAVYLNQRLGGRITAFLPIYDFSYEMTTLLSPDERTTMRKGVVSQRTEWIREQAQSYLDAGVHIEIKVIWHNRPYEAIIQEVLNGRYDLVLKMAHQHDRLQAVVFTPTDWHLLRKCPCPVWMVKDQPWPEGGRAVVAVNLASEEPHHDPLNTKLVKETLELADLVNHTEVHLVGAYPITPINIAIELPDFDPSVYNDAIRGQHLLAMKALRQKFSIDEKFTHVDKGLPEEVIPNLAEHLDAGVVVLGTIGRTGISAAFLGNTAEQVIDHLRCDLLAIKPDGFTSPIELDDDEDD, from the coding sequence ATGACCAAGTATCAAAACATTCTCGTGGCGGTCGATCCGCAGCAGGACGATCAGCCTGCGCTACGCCGTGCCGTATACCTGAACCAGCGCCTCGGTGGCCGGATCACGGCTTTCCTGCCGATTTATGATTTCTCATACGAAATGACCACCCTGTTGTCGCCTGATGAACGCACCACCATGCGGAAAGGCGTGGTCAGTCAGCGCACCGAATGGATCCGCGAACAGGCCCAGTCTTATCTGGATGCGGGCGTCCACATTGAGATCAAAGTGATCTGGCATAACCGCCCTTACGAGGCGATCATTCAGGAAGTGCTGAATGGACGTTATGACCTGGTGCTGAAGATGGCTCACCAGCACGATCGCCTGCAGGCCGTAGTCTTTACCCCTACCGACTGGCATCTGCTGCGTAAATGCCCGTGCCCGGTTTGGATGGTGAAGGATCAGCCGTGGCCTGAAGGTGGCCGCGCCGTGGTGGCCGTTAACCTTGCCAGTGAAGAACCGCATCATGACCCACTCAATACCAAGCTGGTAAAAGAGACGCTGGAACTGGCTGATTTAGTCAACCATACCGAAGTCCATCTGGTAGGCGCTTACCCGATTACGCCCATTAATATCGCCATTGAACTGCCGGACTTTGACCCGAGCGTTTATAACGATGCGATCCGCGGTCAGCATCTGCTGGCGATGAAAGCGTTGCGGCAAAAATTCAGCATTGATGAGAAGTTTACCCACGTCGATAAAGGCCTGCCGGAAGAGGTTATCCCGAATTTAGCGGAACATCTGGATGCGGGTGTGGTGGTATTAGGCACGATTGGCCGAACCGGGATATCTGCGGCGTTCCTCGGCAATACCGCGGAACAGGTTATTGATCATCTGCGCTGCGATTTGCTGGCGATTAAGCCCGACGGTTTTACCTCGCCGATTGAACTTGATGATGATGAAGACGATTAA
- a CDS encoding glycosyltransferase codes for MLGLTTMLNKSGLPMTDNIDVSIIIPVFNAADSIGDLIDEICREKRVNFELIVINDGSSDTTHDIIAAIADPRVVLIDQVNKGVYAARNAGLAAHRGKWLMFLDADDRVGEGFIYNRLMLAEENHVDVLVMNAWRDGFGHEHKVAIHQKQSCNKVISGFSWMQSCVDNDEWPHYLWLQLVRSDYVKRHRMTFHEGKSHKDILWTVELAINNGNFYISDEKDYTYLHNAQSITNRGDYFDLRATSYIDVIKKLINYSRKPGYESVRLCLLRHALVETRHFLGLYRNRVRDKDKIKRNFKGNISLSRLGKGINSPSDFFFYIKLVLKLR; via the coding sequence ATGCTGGGGCTGACAACAATGTTAAATAAGAGTGGTTTACCCATGACGGATAATATTGATGTGAGCATCATTATTCCGGTGTTTAATGCAGCGGATAGCATTGGTGATTTGATAGACGAAATTTGCCGTGAAAAACGGGTTAATTTTGAACTGATCGTCATTAATGACGGTTCCAGCGACACCACTCACGACATTATCGCCGCCATCGCCGATCCACGGGTGGTATTGATAGACCAGGTCAATAAGGGCGTTTACGCGGCAAGAAATGCCGGTTTGGCCGCTCACCGCGGCAAATGGTTGATGTTCCTCGATGCGGATGATCGTGTCGGGGAAGGGTTTATCTATAACCGCTTAATGCTGGCGGAAGAGAACCACGTTGATGTACTGGTGATGAATGCCTGGCGCGATGGCTTCGGGCATGAACATAAGGTTGCGATCCACCAGAAGCAATCCTGCAATAAAGTGATTAGCGGATTCAGCTGGATGCAAAGCTGCGTTGATAACGATGAGTGGCCCCATTACCTTTGGCTACAGCTGGTCAGGTCGGACTACGTCAAAAGGCATCGAATGACCTTCCATGAAGGCAAAAGCCACAAGGACATTTTGTGGACGGTAGAATTAGCCATCAATAATGGCAACTTTTATATTTCGGATGAGAAAGACTATACCTATCTGCACAATGCTCAGTCGATTACCAATCGCGGGGATTATTTTGATCTCAGAGCAACCAGCTATATCGATGTGATTAAAAAATTAATCAACTATTCCCGTAAGCCAGGATATGAGTCGGTCAGGCTCTGTTTATTGCGGCATGCCCTGGTTGAGACGCGACATTTTCTTGGACTGTACCGCAACCGGGTACGGGATAAGGATAAAATTAAGCGCAACTTTAAGGGGAATATTTCGCTTTCAAGACTGGGTAAGGGAATTAACAGTCCGAGTGATTTCTTCTTTTATATAAAGCTGGTGCTAAAGCTAAGATAA
- a CDS encoding FNR family transcription factor, producing MIPEKRVINRRIQSGGCAIHCQDCSISQLCIPFTLNEHELDQLDNIIERKKPIQKGQTLFKAGDELKSLYAIRSGTIKSYTITEQGDEQITGFHLAGDLVGFDAINGGQHPSFSQALETAMVCEIPFETLDDLSGKMPSLRQQMMRLMSGEIKGDQEMILLLSKKNAEERLAAFIYGLSRRFAERGFSPREFRLTMTRGDIGNYLGLTVETISRLLGRFQKSGMLAVKGKYITIEDHDVLSQLAGQSRAIA from the coding sequence ATGATCCCGGAAAAGCGTGTTATCAACAGACGTATCCAGTCTGGCGGTTGTGCTATTCACTGTCAGGATTGCAGCATCAGCCAGCTCTGTATTCCCTTCACGTTGAACGAGCATGAGCTCGATCAGCTGGATAATATTATCGAACGCAAAAAGCCGATTCAGAAAGGCCAGACGCTGTTCAAAGCTGGGGACGAGCTGAAATCGCTGTACGCTATTCGTTCCGGAACCATTAAGAGCTATACCATCACCGAACAGGGTGACGAACAGATTACCGGATTCCACCTTGCGGGTGACCTGGTGGGCTTCGATGCCATCAATGGTGGCCAGCATCCGAGTTTCTCCCAGGCGCTGGAAACGGCCATGGTGTGTGAAATTCCGTTTGAAACGCTGGATGACCTGTCAGGCAAAATGCCAAGCCTGCGTCAGCAGATGATGCGCCTGATGAGCGGTGAGATTAAAGGCGATCAGGAAATGATCCTGCTGCTCTCCAAGAAAAATGCCGAAGAGCGACTGGCGGCCTTTATCTACGGCCTGTCTCGTCGCTTTGCCGAACGCGGCTTCTCTCCACGCGAGTTTCGTCTGACCATGACCCGTGGCGACATTGGAAATTATCTCGGCTTAACCGTTGAAACCATCAGCCGTTTGCTGGGTCGCTTCCAGAAAAGCGGAATGCTGGCGGTAAAAGGCAAATACATCACCATTGAAGATCATGATGTGCTGTCGCAGCTGGCCGGACAAAGCCGCGCCATCGCCTGA
- a CDS encoding MFS transporter, with protein sequence MQSAKNWFGLPLSLIWGYIAIAVFMSGDGFEMAFLSKHITDLGFSPAESALVFTIYGAAAALAAWSSGVVAEIITPQRAMRIGFILWVVMHILFMTLGLGMRNYPLMLLFYGIRGLAYPLFIYSFVMLVVQNVPKHQLSSAMGWFWAMYSVGIGCIGSYLPSFTIPWIGETGTLWFAIAWVVVGGVMAMVLLRKVGGESEKAKLTTREKFTELSRAVTILFTNRNIFLACLIRIINTLSLFGFAVIMPMLFVGRLGFSMSEWLQIWAVFFFVTIFTNIMWGVLGEYIGWIRQVRWFGCLGCALSSLAFYYLPVTFGHNYWVAMIPAVMLGITVAAFVPMTAVFPVLEPKHKGAAISIYNLSAGLSNFLAPAIASLVLPFFDIVGVVWTYTGLYLFAGILTLIIKVEQPARVNEKSKTKHYSGSITAVDKP encoded by the coding sequence ATGCAATCAGCAAAAAACTGGTTCGGCCTCCCCTTGTCTTTGATTTGGGGTTATATCGCCATTGCGGTGTTTATGAGTGGCGACGGCTTCGAAATGGCCTTCCTGTCAAAACACATCACCGACCTCGGATTCAGCCCGGCAGAGTCCGCTCTGGTGTTCACGATTTACGGTGCGGCGGCGGCGCTGGCGGCCTGGAGCTCGGGTGTGGTGGCAGAAATTATCACCCCGCAGCGCGCAATGCGCATTGGCTTCATCCTTTGGGTGGTGATGCATATCCTGTTTATGACCCTCGGACTGGGCATGCGTAACTATCCGCTGATGTTGCTGTTCTACGGCATCCGTGGGCTGGCGTATCCGCTGTTTATCTACTCGTTTGTGATGCTGGTGGTGCAAAACGTTCCTAAACATCAGCTTTCATCGGCGATGGGCTGGTTCTGGGCGATGTACTCGGTGGGCATTGGCTGTATTGGCAGCTATCTGCCGAGCTTCACTATTCCGTGGATAGGCGAAACCGGCACGCTGTGGTTCGCAATTGCCTGGGTGGTGGTCGGCGGCGTCATGGCGATGGTGCTGCTGCGCAAAGTGGGTGGCGAAAGTGAAAAGGCCAAGCTGACCACCCGGGAGAAGTTCACCGAGCTGTCCCGAGCGGTGACGATTCTGTTCACCAACCGCAATATCTTCCTCGCATGCCTGATCCGCATTATCAATACCCTGTCGCTGTTCGGGTTTGCGGTGATCATGCCAATGCTGTTTGTCGGCCGGTTGGGCTTTAGCATGTCGGAGTGGCTGCAGATTTGGGCGGTGTTCTTCTTTGTCACCATCTTCACCAATATTATGTGGGGCGTGCTGGGAGAATATATCGGCTGGATCCGTCAGGTTCGCTGGTTCGGTTGCCTGGGTTGCGCCCTGTCCAGCCTGGCGTTTTACTATCTGCCGGTCACCTTTGGCCACAATTACTGGGTGGCGATGATCCCGGCAGTGATGTTAGGGATTACGGTTGCCGCGTTTGTACCGATGACCGCGGTATTCCCGGTGCTGGAACCGAAACATAAAGGTGCGGCCATTTCGATTTATAACCTGTCTGCCGGGTTGAGTAACTTTTTAGCTCCGGCGATCGCCTCGCTGGTTTTGCCCTTCTTTGATATCGTCGGGGTTGTCTGGACCTATACCGGTTTGTACCTGTTTGCGGGGATCTTGACGCTAATCATAAAAGTAGAACAACCTGCTCGCGTGAACGAAAAGAGTAAAACAAAGCACTATTCGGGCAGCATTACCGCAGTGGATAAGCCTTAG
- the xylB gene encoding xylulokinase: MYLGIDAGTSEIKALVIDRHGEIIATSGAKLTVQRPHPHWSEQDPAEWWQALQQAVSSLRSKVGERWASVRAIGLSGQMHGAVLFDGDNRVLRPCILWNDTRSAAECQELMALAADLSAISGNLAMPGFTAPKLLWVARHEPAIFAQTASVLLPKDYLRWKMSGEKLSDMSDAAGTLWLDVAKRDWSDSLLAACGLTRDHMPRLVEGSEPAGKLKPELARQWGLRDEVIIAGGGGDNAASAVGIGAVNAGDAFISLGTSGVLFAVNDRFRPNPASAVHAFCHALPERWHQMSVMLTAASALRWLCDLLGASETTLLAEVATLSAAEQLNAPVFLPYLSGERTPHNDPQATGSFHGLTHATQRSSLAYAVLEGVTFGMADGLQVLEEAGTRINSCSLIGGGARSPWWAQLLADALNIPIVTHKGGEAGGALGAARLGWLADGGDEAVVCRKPAELTRYLPEAGRHQRLQKRLAYFRLLYQQQREARALGF, from the coding sequence ATGTATCTCGGAATTGATGCGGGAACGTCGGAAATCAAGGCGCTGGTGATCGATCGACATGGCGAGATTATCGCTACTTCAGGCGCGAAACTCACGGTGCAGCGCCCTCATCCGCACTGGTCTGAACAGGATCCGGCTGAATGGTGGCAGGCGCTGCAACAGGCGGTCAGCAGCCTGCGTTCAAAAGTCGGCGAACGTTGGGCCAGCGTCCGTGCGATAGGACTCTCCGGCCAGATGCATGGCGCCGTGCTGTTTGACGGTGATAATCGGGTGCTGCGTCCGTGCATTTTATGGAACGACACCCGCAGTGCCGCAGAATGCCAGGAGCTAATGGCATTAGCCGCCGATCTGTCGGCGATTTCCGGCAATCTGGCGATGCCCGGTTTTACCGCGCCCAAGCTGTTATGGGTGGCGCGCCATGAACCGGCAATTTTCGCCCAGACGGCCAGCGTCCTGCTGCCAAAAGACTATCTGCGCTGGAAAATGAGCGGTGAGAAACTGAGTGATATGTCGGATGCGGCGGGCACCCTCTGGCTGGATGTGGCGAAGAGAGACTGGTCCGACAGCCTGCTGGCTGCCTGTGGCCTGACTCGCGATCATATGCCGCGCCTGGTTGAGGGATCTGAACCTGCGGGAAAACTCAAACCGGAACTGGCCCGCCAGTGGGGATTGCGTGATGAGGTGATCATCGCCGGCGGCGGCGGTGACAATGCGGCCAGCGCGGTGGGCATTGGCGCCGTCAATGCGGGCGATGCGTTTATTTCTCTGGGCACATCCGGCGTGCTGTTCGCGGTTAACGATCGCTTCCGCCCTAATCCGGCGTCTGCGGTCCATGCATTTTGCCATGCGTTACCTGAGCGCTGGCACCAGATGAGCGTGATGCTGACGGCTGCCAGTGCGCTGCGCTGGCTGTGCGATCTGCTGGGAGCGTCAGAAACCACGCTGTTAGCGGAAGTGGCCACCTTAAGTGCTGCTGAACAGCTCAACGCGCCGGTGTTTCTGCCTTATTTATCGGGCGAACGCACGCCGCACAACGACCCGCAGGCGACAGGATCGTTTCATGGGCTGACGCACGCCACCCAGCGATCCTCACTGGCCTATGCCGTGCTGGAAGGCGTGACCTTTGGCATGGCTGACGGCCTGCAGGTGCTGGAGGAGGCGGGCACCCGCATCAACAGCTGTTCACTGATCGGCGGCGGCGCCCGCAGTCCGTGGTGGGCGCAACTGCTGGCTGACGCGCTGAATATCCCGATTGTTACCCATAAGGGCGGTGAAGCTGGCGGTGCGCTGGGCGCCGCGCGATTAGGCTGGCTGGCTGATGGCGGTGACGAAGCCGTGGTCTGCCGCAAGCCTGCCGAATTAACCCGCTATCTGCCTGAGGCTGGCCGCCATCAGCGGCTGCAAAAGCGGCTGGCTTATTTCCGCTTGCTCTATCAACAACAGCGCGAGGCTCGCGCACTCGGTTTCTAA
- the dalD gene encoding D-arabinitol 4-dehydrogenase, whose protein sequence is MTTATPSIWLHIGAGSFHRAHQAWYLHRLMAQGDCRWEIALSNIRDDAVPLFKALAAQNGEYTLETVTPEGERQYEKITSIKTLVPWDAELKGLIKQGADPRTKVIAFTVTESGYFLDNDHQLDPEHADIKADLRGEARTIYGALTRVLLARMAAHGNPLTLLNCDNLRHNGERFRQGFLTFLKLRNEPALLAWVTENTTSPNTMVDRITPRPTADIAPRVLDATGFADNAPVMAEAFIQWVIEDDFAAGRPALEKVNVEMVDSVLPWEEAKIRILNASHSCIAWAGTLVGQDFIHQSTQTQEIKEMAWEYVTQDVIPSLLPSPLDLENYRNVVLARFANPYIRDTNQRVAADGLSKIPGFITPTLMETYQRGETPRATSLLPALFFLFLQRWHQQDLPYDYQDGALDAAARHEMFSHKDALARYAADATLFGPLSQRAEFAALLERSVASLQSWARHPQPVSE, encoded by the coding sequence ATGACCACTGCTACCCCGTCGATTTGGCTGCACATTGGTGCAGGATCCTTTCACCGTGCCCATCAGGCCTGGTATCTGCATCGCCTGATGGCTCAGGGTGATTGCCGCTGGGAGATCGCGCTCAGCAATATTCGCGATGATGCGGTACCGCTGTTTAAGGCGCTGGCCGCGCAAAATGGCGAGTACACGCTGGAAACCGTCACCCCGGAAGGGGAACGTCAGTATGAGAAAATTACCTCAATAAAAACCCTGGTGCCGTGGGACGCGGAGCTTAAAGGGCTGATCAAGCAAGGCGCCGATCCGCGTACTAAAGTGATTGCCTTTACCGTGACCGAGAGCGGTTATTTTCTGGATAACGATCACCAGTTAGACCCTGAGCATGCGGATATCAAAGCCGATCTGCGGGGAGAGGCACGGACGATTTATGGTGCCCTGACCCGCGTGCTGCTGGCCCGCATGGCCGCGCACGGCAATCCGCTGACGTTGCTTAACTGCGACAACCTGCGGCATAACGGCGAACGTTTCCGCCAGGGTTTCCTCACCTTCCTTAAACTGCGCAACGAGCCGGCGTTACTGGCCTGGGTTACGGAAAATACCACCTCGCCCAATACCATGGTCGACCGTATCACGCCGCGTCCGACTGCCGATATCGCGCCGCGCGTGCTGGACGCCACCGGTTTTGCCGATAACGCGCCGGTAATGGCGGAAGCCTTTATCCAGTGGGTAATTGAGGATGACTTTGCCGCCGGACGACCGGCGCTGGAAAAGGTCAATGTGGAGATGGTCGACTCCGTGCTGCCATGGGAAGAAGCCAAAATCCGCATCCTGAACGCCAGCCACAGCTGCATTGCCTGGGCCGGGACGCTGGTCGGGCAGGACTTTATTCACCAGAGTACTCAGACCCAGGAAATTAAAGAGATGGCCTGGGAGTATGTCACTCAGGACGTGATCCCGTCGTTGTTGCCAAGCCCGTTAGATCTTGAGAACTACCGCAACGTGGTGCTGGCCCGCTTTGCGAATCCGTATATTCGCGACACTAACCAGCGCGTGGCCGCCGATGGTCTCTCGAAGATCCCTGGTTTTATTACCCCCACCCTGATGGAAACCTACCAACGGGGCGAAACGCCGCGCGCGACCTCGCTGCTCCCGGCGCTGTTCTTCCTGTTCCTGCAACGCTGGCATCAACAGGATCTGCCTTATGACTATCAGGACGGTGCTCTTGATGCAGCGGCACGCCATGAGATGTTCAGCCATAAGGATGCGCTGGCGCGCTATGCCGCCGATGCCACCCTGTTTGGGCCGTTGTCACAGCGCGCAGAGTTTGCCGCGTTACTGGAGCGTTCGGTCGCCAGCCTGCAAAGCTGGGCCAGACATCCGCAGCCGGTAAGCGAATAA
- a CDS encoding sugar-binding transcriptional regulator → MSKHNKKLDQAARAAWMYYVAGETQHDIADKLGVSRQVAQRLVALAVEEGLVSVSITHPVADCMTLAEQMKTRFNLEICQVVPSAGVDGEGLQQMIAVAGAEVMAQTLKLEDAQTIAVGSGRTLRATIDELPEFDRPQHSCVSLIGAIASDGSCTRYDVPLWMAEKTQGRYFILPAPLYADSVEDRDLWCNHRIYRTVTEKAASADIMFVGIGQVAAGCPLNADGFITDSQVSTLESLKVAAEMLGHFIGEDGQRVPSELDRRLTSVELTAQTQRKVIAFAGGEDKHKAIAAALRGRWVTGLITDEASARYALSRGD, encoded by the coding sequence ATGAGTAAGCACAATAAGAAACTGGATCAGGCTGCCAGAGCCGCCTGGATGTATTACGTCGCTGGGGAAACCCAGCACGACATTGCCGATAAGCTTGGCGTATCACGCCAGGTGGCCCAGCGGCTGGTGGCGCTGGCGGTAGAGGAGGGCCTGGTGAGCGTCAGCATTACCCATCCGGTGGCGGACTGCATGACGCTGGCCGAACAGATGAAAACCCGCTTCAATCTGGAGATCTGTCAGGTGGTGCCGTCGGCGGGAGTGGATGGTGAAGGCTTGCAGCAGATGATCGCGGTTGCCGGCGCGGAAGTGATGGCACAAACGCTGAAGCTGGAAGACGCGCAAACCATTGCCGTTGGCTCGGGACGCACCTTGCGGGCAACCATTGATGAGCTGCCCGAGTTTGACCGGCCGCAGCACAGTTGCGTGTCACTGATTGGCGCAATTGCCAGTGATGGTTCCTGTACCCGCTATGACGTACCGCTGTGGATGGCGGAGAAAACCCAGGGCCGCTATTTTATTCTGCCTGCGCCGCTGTATGCCGACAGCGTAGAAGACCGCGATCTGTGGTGTAACCACCGCATCTATCGCACCGTCACCGAAAAAGCGGCCAGTGCCGATATCATGTTCGTTGGCATCGGGCAGGTTGCCGCAGGCTGCCCGCTGAATGCCGACGGCTTTATTACCGACAGCCAGGTGAGTACGCTGGAATCGCTTAAGGTGGCGGCAGAAATGCTTGGGCACTTTATCGGTGAGGATGGCCAGCGGGTGCCAAGCGAGTTAGATCGGCGGCTGACCAGCGTGGAACTCACCGCGCAGACGCAACGTAAAGTGATCGCCTTTGCGGGCGGTGAGGACAAGCATAAAGCGATCGCCGCCGCATTACGGGGACGCTGGGTGACCGGGCTGATCACCGATGAGGCCAGCGCCCGTTACGCGCTTTCGCGGGGCGATTAA